A single region of the Pseudomonas mandelii genome encodes:
- the dnaA gene encoding chromosomal replication initiator protein DnaA: MSVELWQQCVELLRDELPAQQFNTWIRPLQVEAEGDELRVYAPNRFVLDWVNEKYLGRVLELLDEHGNGIAPALSLLIGSKRSSAPRAAPNAPLAAAASQAQAAQAPVSAPAPAPAAAPTKRATQKVAEVSEEPSRDSFDPMAGASSQQAPIRSEQRTVQVEGALKHTSYLNRTFTFENFVEGKSNQLARAAAWQVADNPKHGYNPLFLYGGVGLGKTHLMHAVGNHLLKKNPNAKVVYLHSERFVADMVKALQLNAINEFKRFYRSVDALLIDDIQFFARKERSQEEFFHTFNALLEGGQQVILTSDRYPKEIEGLEERLKSRFGWGLTVAVEPPELETRVAILMKKADQAKVDLPHDAAFFIAQRIRSNVRELEGALKRVIAHSHFMGRDITIELIRESLKDLLALQDKLVSVDNIQRTVAEYYKIKISDLLSKRRSRSVARPRQVAMALSKELTNHSLPEIGDVFGGRDHTTVLHACRKINELKESDADIREDYKNLLRTLTT, from the coding sequence GTGTCAGTGGAACTTTGGCAGCAGTGCGTGGAGCTTTTGCGCGATGAGCTGCCTGCCCAACAATTCAACACTTGGATCCGTCCACTACAGGTCGAAGCCGAAGGCGACGAGTTGCGTGTCTACGCACCGAATCGTTTTGTTCTCGACTGGGTCAACGAAAAGTACCTGGGCCGCGTCCTTGAACTACTGGATGAGCATGGCAATGGCATCGCGCCCGCGCTCTCCTTATTAATAGGCAGCAAACGCAGTTCGGCACCGCGTGCGGCACCAAATGCACCGTTGGCCGCCGCTGCTTCCCAGGCTCAGGCCGCTCAAGCGCCTGTCAGCGCTCCAGCGCCAGCCCCGGCGGCCGCACCGACCAAGCGTGCGACGCAAAAAGTGGCGGAGGTCAGTGAAGAGCCGTCACGCGACAGCTTCGACCCGATGGCCGGCGCCAGCTCGCAACAGGCTCCTATTCGGTCAGAGCAGCGCACGGTGCAAGTCGAAGGCGCGCTCAAGCACACCAGTTACCTGAACCGCACGTTCACCTTCGAAAACTTTGTCGAGGGTAAGTCCAACCAGCTGGCCCGGGCTGCCGCCTGGCAGGTCGCGGATAACCCCAAGCACGGTTACAACCCGCTCTTCCTTTATGGCGGCGTCGGCTTGGGTAAGACTCACTTGATGCATGCTGTGGGTAACCATCTATTAAAGAAGAACCCGAATGCCAAGGTCGTGTACCTGCACTCGGAGCGATTCGTCGCCGACATGGTCAAGGCCCTGCAGCTGAACGCGATCAACGAGTTCAAACGCTTCTACCGTTCGGTGGATGCACTGCTGATCGATGACATTCAGTTCTTCGCTCGCAAAGAGCGGTCCCAGGAAGAGTTTTTCCACACCTTCAACGCCCTGCTTGAAGGTGGCCAGCAGGTCATTCTTACCAGTGACCGCTACCCGAAAGAAATCGAAGGCCTTGAAGAGCGCCTTAAATCCCGCTTCGGCTGGGGCCTGACGGTCGCCGTCGAGCCGCCGGAGCTGGAAACCCGCGTCGCGATCCTGATGAAAAAGGCTGACCAGGCCAAAGTCGATCTGCCACACGATGCGGCGTTCTTTATTGCCCAGCGTATCCGCTCCAACGTCCGTGAGCTGGAAGGCGCGCTTAAACGCGTGATCGCACACTCGCACTTCATGGGCCGCGACATCACCATCGAGTTGATTCGCGAATCCCTGAAAGACCTGTTGGCGCTGCAAGACAAACTGGTCTCTGTGGATAACATTCAGCGCACGGTCGCCGAGTACTACAAGATCAAGATTTCCGATCTGCTGTCCAAGCGTCGTTCTCGCTCGGTCGCACGTCCGCGTCAGGTTGCAATGGCGTTGTCCAAAGAGTTGACTAACCACAGCCTGCCCGAAATCGGCGATGTGTTTGGTGGCCGCGACCATACGACCGTTTTGCACGCCTGCCGCAAGATCAACGAACTTAAGGAATCCGACGCGGACATCCGCGAGGACTACAAGAACCTGCT
- the rpmH gene encoding 50S ribosomal protein L34 has translation MKRTFQPSTIKRARTHGFRARMATKNGRAVLSRRRAKGRARLAV, from the coding sequence ATGAAACGTACTTTCCAACCAAGCACTATCAAACGCGCTCGTACCCACGGTTTCCGTGCTCGCATGGCTACCAAGAACGGTCGTGCCGTCCTGTCGCGTCGTCGCGCCAAAGGTCGTGCGCGTCTGGCAGTTTGA
- the rnpA gene encoding ribonuclease P protein component, which translates to MSQDFSREKRLLTPRHFKAVFDSPTGKVPGKNLLLLARNNDLDHPRLGLVIGKKSVKLSVERNRLKRLMRESFRLNQDSLVGWDIVIVARKGLGDVENPELIQHFGKLWKRLARSKPVPAVKTETVGVDSPDA; encoded by the coding sequence GTGAGTCAGGACTTCAGTCGGGAAAAGCGTCTGCTTACTCCCCGGCATTTCAAGGCAGTCTTTGACTCCCCTACCGGCAAGGTTCCGGGGAAAAATCTCCTGCTCCTTGCGCGCAACAACGATCTTGATCACCCCCGTCTCGGGTTGGTTATCGGGAAAAAGAGCGTAAAGCTCTCCGTCGAGCGCAATCGCCTCAAACGTCTGATGCGCGAATCGTTTCGCCTGAACCAGGATTCACTGGTCGGTTGGGACATCGTTATCGTCGCGCGCAAAGGTTTGGGTGACGTAGAAAACCCCGAATTGATTCAGCATTTCGGCAAGCTCTGGAAGCGTCTGGCACGTAGCAAGCCGGTACCAGCAGTCAAAACCGAAACTGTAGGGGTAGACAGTCCCGATGCGTAA
- the yidD gene encoding membrane protein insertion efficiency factor YidD, with translation MRKLALVPIQFYRYAISPLMASHCRFYPSCSCYAYEAIENHGLLRGGWLTFRRLGRCHPWNPGGYDPVPPIPTSRSSSMAE, from the coding sequence ATGCGTAAACTGGCACTCGTTCCGATCCAGTTTTATCGCTATGCCATTAGTCCTCTGATGGCCAGTCACTGTCGTTTCTACCCCAGTTGTTCCTGCTACGCGTATGAAGCCATAGAAAATCATGGCCTTCTGCGCGGTGGCTGGCTGACCTTTCGTCGTTTAGGTCGCTGTCATCCGTGGAATCCCGGTGGTTATGACCCGGTTCCGCCTATCCCTACCTCCCGTTCTTCTTCGATGGCCGAGTAA
- the yidC gene encoding membrane protein insertase YidC, producing the protein MDIKRTILIVALAIVSYVMVLKWNQDYGQAALPTQNVASSTTAPGLPDTATGNNASVSDDIPRAPSDTSATAPTETPVAVSKDLIQIKTDVLNLAIDPQGGDVAQLTLPLYPRRQDHPEIPFQLFDNGNERTYLAQSGLIGTDGPDASPAGRPVYSSEKKIYQLADGQDQMVVDLKFSKDGVNYIKRFTVKRGLYDVTVSYLIDNESAKPWSGAMFAQLKRDASSDPSSSTATGTATYLGAALWTSNEPYKKVSMKDMDKAQLKETVNGGWVAWLQHYFVTAWIPAKSENNLVQTRKDSKGNYIIGYTAPAVTVAPGAKAEVSAVLYAGPKSQAVLKELSPGLELTVDYGILWFIAQPIFWLLQHIHALIGNWGWSIIFLTMLIKGIFFPLSAASYKSMARMRAVAPKLAALKEQHGDDRQKMSQAMMELYKKEKINPLGGCLPILVQMPVFLSLYWVLLESVEMRQAPFMLWITDLSIKDPFFILPIIMGATMFIQQQLNPTPPDPMQAKVMKLMPIIFTFFFLWFPAGLVLYWVVNNCLSIAQQWYITRKVEAATKAAA; encoded by the coding sequence ATGGATATCAAACGCACGATCCTGATCGTCGCCCTGGCAATCGTGTCCTACGTTATGGTTCTTAAATGGAACCAGGACTATGGCCAGGCTGCCCTGCCGACTCAGAATGTTGCTTCCAGTACTACCGCACCGGGCCTACCGGACACGGCGACTGGCAATAATGCTTCTGTCAGTGACGACATTCCACGCGCACCAAGTGATACCAGTGCAACTGCACCTACTGAAACACCAGTGGCTGTAAGCAAAGACCTCATCCAGATCAAAACGGATGTGCTCAACCTGGCTATCGATCCACAAGGTGGTGATGTTGCCCAACTGACGTTGCCGCTGTATCCACGTCGCCAGGACCATCCGGAAATTCCATTCCAGTTGTTCGATAACGGCAACGAGCGGACTTATCTGGCCCAGAGCGGTCTGATCGGCACCGACGGTCCGGACGCAAGTCCAGCCGGTCGCCCGGTTTACTCCTCCGAGAAGAAGATCTACCAACTGGCTGACGGTCAGGACCAAATGGTCGTGGACCTGAAGTTCAGCAAGGACGGCGTCAACTACATCAAGCGTTTCACCGTAAAACGTGGCTTGTATGACGTAACCGTTTCCTACCTGATCGACAACGAAAGCGCCAAGCCTTGGTCGGGTGCGATGTTCGCCCAGCTGAAGCGTGACGCCAGCTCCGATCCTTCTTCCAGCACTGCCACCGGCACCGCGACTTACCTGGGCGCTGCCCTGTGGACAAGTAACGAGCCGTACAAGAAAGTGTCGATGAAGGACATGGACAAGGCTCAGCTGAAAGAAACCGTTAACGGCGGTTGGGTTGCCTGGTTGCAACACTACTTCGTGACCGCGTGGATTCCGGCGAAGAGCGAAAACAACCTCGTCCAGACCCGTAAAGACAGCAAAGGCAACTACATCATCGGCTACACCGCTCCGGCAGTGACCGTTGCACCAGGTGCAAAAGCCGAAGTCAGCGCTGTTCTGTACGCTGGTCCAAAAAGCCAGGCTGTGCTGAAAGAGTTGTCCCCAGGTCTGGAATTGACCGTCGATTACGGCATTCTGTGGTTCATTGCCCAGCCAATCTTCTGGCTGCTGCAACACATCCACGCGCTGATCGGTAACTGGGGCTGGTCGATCATCTTCCTGACCATGCTGATCAAGGGGATTTTCTTCCCGCTGTCGGCTGCCAGCTACAAATCCATGGCGCGCATGCGTGCAGTGGCACCGAAACTGGCTGCGCTGAAAGAGCAACATGGCGATGATCGGCAGAAAATGTCGCAAGCCATGATGGAGCTGTACAAGAAAGAGAAGATCAATCCGCTGGGTGGTTGCTTGCCAATCCTCGTGCAGATGCCGGTTTTCCTGTCGCTGTACTGGGTTCTGCTGGAAAGCGTTGAAATGCGCCAAGCGCCGTTCATGCTGTGGATTACTGACCTGTCGATCAAGGATCCGTTCTTCATTCTGCCGATCATCATGGGTGCAACCATGTTTATCCAGCAGCAGTTGAACCCGACTCCTCCGGATCCGATGCAGGCGAAGGTCATGAAGCTGATGCCAATCATCTTCACCTTCTTCTTCCTGTGGTTCCCGGCTGGTCTGGTGCTGTACTGGGTTGTGAACAACTGCCTGTCCATCGCCCAACAGTGGTACATCACTCGTAAAGTCGAAGCAGCTACCAAAGCAGCTGCCTGA
- the mnmE gene encoding tRNA uridine-5-carboxymethylaminomethyl(34) synthesis GTPase MnmE, with the protein MSVPRETIAAVATAQGRGGVGIVRISGPLASIAARAISGRELKPRFAHYGPFLNENEEVLDEGIALYFPGPNSFTGEDVLELQGHGGPIVLDMLLKRCLELGCRLARPGEFSERAFLNDKLDLAQAEAIADLIEASSAQAARNALRSLQGAFSLRVHNLTEQLIGLRIYVEAAIDFPEEEIDFLADGHVLAMLDKVRDELSTVLREAGQGALLRDGMTVVIAGRPNAGKSSLLNALAGREAAIVTEIAGTTRDILREHIHIDGMPLHVVDTAGLRDTDDQVEKIGVERALKAIGEADRVLLVVDATAPEALDPFALWPEFLEIRPDPAKVTLIRNKADLTGEAIALEVSDDGHVTISLSAKSGGMGLELLREHLKACMGYEQTSESSFSARRRHLDALRHASASLEHGRAQLTLAGAGELLAEDLRQAQHSLGEITGAFSSDDLLGRIFSSFCIGK; encoded by the coding sequence ATGAGCGTTCCTCGGGAAACCATCGCAGCTGTCGCCACCGCTCAAGGTCGCGGCGGTGTGGGCATCGTCCGTATTTCCGGGCCGTTGGCGAGCATTGCTGCCAGGGCGATCAGCGGTCGGGAATTGAAACCTCGATTTGCCCACTACGGTCCGTTTCTCAACGAAAACGAAGAGGTGCTGGACGAAGGCATCGCGCTGTATTTCCCCGGACCGAACTCCTTCACCGGCGAAGATGTGCTTGAACTGCAGGGGCATGGCGGGCCGATTGTTCTCGATATGCTGCTCAAACGTTGTCTGGAACTGGGCTGTCGTCTGGCTCGGCCAGGAGAATTCAGTGAACGCGCCTTCCTCAACGACAAGCTCGACCTGGCCCAGGCGGAAGCCATCGCCGACTTGATCGAGGCCAGTTCTGCACAGGCTGCGCGAAATGCACTGCGTTCGTTGCAAGGCGCATTCTCCCTGCGTGTGCATAACCTCACCGAGCAGTTGATCGGCCTGCGCATCTACGTCGAGGCTGCGATCGATTTCCCGGAAGAAGAAATCGACTTCCTGGCCGACGGCCACGTACTGGCCATGCTCGACAAAGTGCGCGATGAATTATCCACAGTACTTCGTGAAGCTGGGCAAGGTGCTTTGCTTCGCGACGGGATGACCGTGGTCATTGCCGGCCGGCCAAATGCCGGCAAGTCCAGCCTGCTGAATGCCTTGGCCGGTCGAGAAGCCGCGATCGTGACCGAGATTGCCGGCACCACCCGGGATATTCTTCGCGAACATATCCACATCGATGGCATGCCGTTGCACGTGGTCGACACCGCCGGTCTGCGGGATACCGATGACCAGGTGGAAAAAATCGGCGTCGAGCGGGCGTTGAAAGCCATCGGCGAAGCAGATCGGGTGTTGCTGGTGGTCGATGCGACCGCTCCTGAGGCACTTGATCCGTTTGCGTTATGGCCGGAGTTCCTTGAAATCCGCCCGGATCCGGCAAAAGTTACGCTGATCCGTAATAAGGCTGACCTGACGGGAGAAGCGATTGCCCTGGAAGTCAGTGACGATGGCCACGTCACCATCAGCCTTAGTGCCAAATCTGGCGGTATGGGGCTGGAATTGCTACGCGAACATCTCAAGGCCTGCATGGGTTACGAGCAGACTTCGGAAAGCAGCTTCAGTGCACGCAGGCGTCACCTTGATGCGTTGCGACACGCCAGCGCATCCCTTGAGCATGGCCGTGCGCAGTTGACTCTGGCGGGTGCTGGTGAGCTGCTGGCGGAAGATTTGCGCCAGGCTCAGCACTCTTTGGGTGAGATCACCGGCGCATTCAGCTCGGATGATCTGCTGGGACGTATTTTTTCCAGCTTCTGCATCGGTAAATAG